From candidate division WOR-3 bacterium, a single genomic window includes:
- a CDS encoding TonB-dependent receptor: MLRWAKNVVLIVSLFLIASLLVAGTTGKIRGRVVDERGNPVPYAQVMVLNTSFGGLTNAQGEFDIIGIPPGTYIVQAAMIGFTPAQKTSVVVNVDRTTDVGAMVLRSEALEIGIEVTTYGTRMIAADVTATEISVNQEDMQALGLENFAEALTRSTAATEQGGQIHMRGGRGGEILYMVDGMSVKDPLVGGSYAIDIATNAVQQMNIMAGGFNAEYGQAQSGVVNVVTREGSRTNYSGRISYSTDKFAGSNRDYSFNTDRYDLSFGGPEPISRALLGRGQEGSEAGYLTFFVSTSGYFSNTGIPYPELQSDYNFLKNRFDPDTTNYRGWVSPGDFLLQSDLSETTQLFSLRQSNKFTSNAKLAYLLTSTKKLVLSFNKTWQWRLPYQHCFKYNAHHALAYQDIAYQWTLGWNHTISAKAFYNIKVGFFHNQDARDHGHNPDYFYPGTFPEDYFPYQANYLGIRFLNQNEWDQWARWQRRDLKRWTVLGDFSWQVNRENLLKIGGSIEYYKIQQGEISYTWQYYTGAIQPKPWEPYPDQGVFRDCWKASPIGAAFYIQDKLETEGMIINLGLRADMWMPGKDFEEYPDPLSGDTLEATNKFDISPRLGIAFPITDKDKLYFSYGRFIQLPELQYLYGANQQGTSALKNYTNPNLDAEKTVQYEIGLDHAFSNTTKMSIRAFFKDIRGLIGLMTGGTPPFDGQIFTNLDYGNVRGFDFAFDKTVKNYWGFSVNYTLQWADGKGSDAYDNYLISDPAEIPLKTYPLDWDERHSVKGNIILAADEGEKMFGFVPDKWSFSVECLYGSGFPYSPSTDNPDYDILKGENYMRMPYHIQWNMTFIKNFKFGPMGYGFRVQVDNIFNKKDVIDVDDDTGTWNGNGTEVQSDPLNLTDPRQIMIGFFAEF, from the coding sequence ATGCTCAGGTGGGCTAAAAATGTAGTTTTGATTGTAAGCTTGTTCCTCATCGCTTCTCTGCTCGTGGCGGGCACGACAGGAAAAATTCGCGGAAGGGTTGTCGACGAAAGAGGCAATCCCGTTCCATACGCGCAGGTCATGGTGCTGAACACGAGCTTTGGAGGGTTGACAAACGCTCAGGGTGAATTCGACATAATAGGTATTCCACCGGGAACCTATATTGTCCAAGCCGCGATGATAGGATTCACCCCGGCTCAAAAGACTTCGGTCGTTGTCAACGTCGACAGGACAACGGACGTTGGCGCGATGGTACTTCGTTCTGAAGCCCTTGAAATCGGAATCGAAGTGACGACTTACGGGACGAGGATGATAGCGGCTGACGTGACCGCGACGGAGATAAGCGTCAACCAGGAAGACATGCAGGCTTTGGGACTTGAAAACTTCGCCGAAGCTTTGACCCGTTCGACTGCCGCAACCGAGCAGGGCGGGCAAATACACATGCGCGGAGGCAGAGGCGGAGAAATTTTGTACATGGTCGACGGAATGTCGGTAAAAGATCCCCTCGTAGGCGGCAGTTACGCCATTGATATAGCTACCAACGCAGTACAGCAGATGAATATAATGGCCGGCGGGTTCAACGCCGAATACGGTCAGGCTCAATCCGGAGTCGTAAACGTAGTTACGAGAGAAGGAAGCAGGACAAACTACTCCGGAAGGATTTCCTACTCGACAGATAAATTCGCGGGTTCAAACAGGGATTACAGCTTCAACACAGACAGATACGATTTGTCTTTCGGAGGGCCCGAACCTATATCAAGAGCTCTTTTGGGAAGAGGGCAGGAAGGGTCTGAAGCCGGATACCTGACGTTTTTCGTCTCGACTTCGGGATATTTCTCAAACACAGGAATTCCATACCCGGAACTGCAGTCAGACTATAATTTTCTTAAAAATAGGTTCGACCCCGACACTACCAACTACAGGGGCTGGGTAAGCCCCGGAGATTTTCTCCTGCAGTCCGACCTCAGCGAGACCACACAGCTTTTCTCCCTTAGGCAGAGCAATAAATTCACGTCGAACGCAAAACTCGCTTACCTTTTGACGAGCACGAAAAAACTTGTTCTTTCTTTCAACAAGACTTGGCAGTGGAGATTGCCTTACCAGCATTGTTTTAAATACAACGCTCATCACGCTTTGGCTTATCAGGATATAGCGTATCAATGGACGCTTGGCTGGAACCACACCATTTCTGCGAAAGCGTTTTATAACATTAAAGTAGGTTTTTTCCACAACCAGGACGCGAGAGACCATGGACACAATCCTGATTACTTCTATCCCGGTACTTTCCCTGAAGATTATTTCCCTTACCAGGCGAATTACCTCGGTATAAGGTTTCTGAACCAAAACGAATGGGACCAGTGGGCAAGATGGCAGAGAAGGGACCTCAAGAGGTGGACCGTCCTCGGGGATTTCTCTTGGCAGGTCAACAGGGAAAACCTGCTTAAAATCGGCGGAAGCATAGAATATTATAAAATTCAACAGGGAGAAATTTCCTATACTTGGCAGTACTATACAGGCGCCATACAGCCCAAGCCCTGGGAACCTTATCCAGACCAGGGTGTTTTCAGAGACTGCTGGAAGGCTTCGCCAATTGGAGCGGCGTTTTACATACAGGATAAACTTGAAACGGAAGGTATGATAATCAACCTCGGCCTTAGAGCTGATATGTGGATGCCAGGAAAAGACTTTGAAGAATATCCAGATCCGCTTTCCGGGGATACTCTCGAGGCGACAAACAAGTTTGACATAAGCCCGAGGCTCGGTATCGCCTTCCCAATAACGGACAAGGACAAACTTTATTTTTCTTACGGCAGATTCATTCAGCTTCCAGAGCTTCAGTACCTATACGGAGCAAACCAGCAGGGTACATCAGCTTTAAAAAATTACACGAATCCAAACCTTGACGCGGAAAAGACAGTTCAATACGAAATCGGTCTCGACCACGCTTTCTCCAACACCACCAAAATGTCCATAAGGGCTTTCTTCAAAGATATTCGCGGTCTCATAGGCCTTATGACAGGCGGAACGCCTCCTTTCGACGGGCAGATTTTCACGAACCTCGACTACGGAAACGTCAGGGGTTTTGACTTCGCTTTCGACAAAACTGTCAAAAACTACTGGGGGTTTAGCGTCAACTATACTCTTCAGTGGGCTGACGGCAAGGGTTCGGACGCTTATGACAACTACCTTATTTCAGACCCCGCGGAAATTCCTTTGAAGACATACCCCTTGGATTGGGATGAAAGGCATTCGGTTAAAGGCAACATTATTCTCGCCGCTGACGAAGGGGAGAAGATGTTCGGATTTGTCCCAGACAAGTGGTCGTTTTCCGTGGAATGCCTATACGGGAGCGGTTTCCCATACTCCCCGAGCACAGACAACCCGGATTACGACATTCTCAAGGGCGAAAACTACATGAGGATGCCGTACCATATTCAGTGGAACATGACTTTTATAAAGAACTTCAAATTCGGACCTATGGGATACGGCTTCAGGGTTCAGGTTGACAATATCTTCAACAAGAAAGACGTCATAGACGTCGACGATGACACAGGGACTTGGAACGGAAACGGGACGGAAGTCCAGTCCGATCCTCTGAACCTAACAGACCCAAGACAAATAATGATAGGATTTTTCGCTGAATTTTAA
- a CDS encoding DUF4388 domain-containing protein codes for MSIQCNVADASPSELLFFLSHFKKTGTLKLQGKNNRGEVFIKSGRIVHAVNKDAVGLEALYNLAMIQEGKIDFVQDEIPASETIAEESMQVISEAERRRAELADLMKRVPPLETVLLRAPKLSTEEDVILRKSDWKVFVMTDGKTALRNIIENSNIGILEVYSSITWLLEKSFILDPAAAMRELGSSLLKLNELVKEFGEGGVGVPAWISFLKEQVRKYDPDDSKLGPFLVWNADSLQIKQENITPKNGAVLNEFIQKLISIVLEKAVNDYGRIIAKRKYDQVAKRIS; via the coding sequence ATGTCTATTCAATGCAATGTTGCTGATGCCAGTCCCAGTGAATTGCTATTTTTTCTCTCTCATTTCAAAAAAACTGGAACTCTGAAGCTTCAGGGAAAAAACAACAGAGGTGAAGTGTTTATAAAATCCGGCAGAATAGTACATGCCGTGAACAAAGATGCGGTAGGACTGGAAGCTCTTTACAATTTGGCGATGATTCAGGAAGGCAAAATAGATTTTGTTCAGGACGAGATCCCGGCTTCCGAGACCATCGCGGAAGAATCGATGCAGGTGATTAGTGAAGCCGAAAGAAGAAGAGCAGAACTCGCTGATCTTATGAAAAGAGTTCCGCCTCTTGAGACCGTTTTATTGAGAGCCCCGAAGCTTTCTACGGAAGAAGATGTAATCCTCAGAAAAAGCGACTGGAAGGTTTTTGTAATGACGGACGGGAAAACCGCTCTCAGAAATATTATCGAAAATTCCAATATTGGCATTTTGGAAGTATATTCGAGCATAACTTGGCTCCTTGAAAAGAGTTTTATCCTGGATCCCGCCGCGGCGATGAGAGAACTCGGTTCAAGCCTTTTGAAATTAAACGAGTTGGTCAAAGAATTCGGAGAAGGAGGAGTAGGAGTCCCCGCGTGGATTTCTTTTCTAAAAGAGCAGGTCAGAAAATACGATCCGGACGATTCAAAACTCGGACCTTTTTTAGTCTGGAACGCCGACAGCCTGCAGATAAAGCAGGAGAACATAACTCCGAAAAACGGAGCTGTTCTGAACGAATTCATTCAGAAATTGATTTCTATTGTTCTCGAAAAAGCTGTAAACGACTACGGCAGGATCATAGCCAAGAGAAAATACGATCAAGTAGCCAAGAGGATTTCATAA